In Panacibacter microcysteis, the genomic stretch ACTGTAAGGTTGTATATAGGCGCCGGCCTGCCTGTCTCCATAGCCAAGGTGTGGCGGAATAAAGAAACGAAACTTGCTGCCTGTGGGCATCAGCTGCAAACCTTCCGTCCAGCCGCTGATAACGCGGTTTAAAGGAAAGGTTGCCGGCTGGCCGCGCTTTACAGACGAATCGAATATTGTTCCATTGATCAATGACCCTTCGTAATGGCAGGTTACATTTTGTGAAGCCTGTGGTTTGGCACCGGTGCCCATATGCAGCACTTTGTATTGCAGGCCGCTTGGTAAAGCAACAACACCTTCTTCTTTTGCATTTTTCTCAAGAAAATCTGCACCTTCCTTTTTTGTTGCTTCAAACTTTTCTTCCCTGGCCTGGGTTAGCTTATCAAAAAGACTCATGATAAAAATGTTTTGTGTAAATGTTTAATAAAAGATACAAGCTGCAAAGGTAAAAGAATTAAGATGGTACATAAAACACAGCGGGGTTAATCTTTGCCCACCAGCGATAAGAACCCTGAAGAGTGCGACGCAACAGAAGTTTAATAGTAGTAATGCAGGTGGGCCACTAATTAAAAAAACTTCTAATTTTATTGCAAACCAACATCAAATTGAATCCACGTTTTTCCTTATCTGTGTGGTTCCTGGTAATAGCTGCCATAACCATTACAGGTACAACGGGCTTTATGCTGATAGAGCATTATTCTTTGCTCGATGCGGTGTATATGACGGTGATTACGGTAACAACCATCGGCTACAAAGAAGTTTACCCGCTGTCAGATGCAGGAAAAATATTCAATATCATCCTTATTATTTCATCATTCGGAACCTTTACCTATGCCATTGCAAGGCTTACCCAGTTTCTGATAAGCGGCGAGATGGCAATGTATTTTAAAAACAAAAAACTTATGCAGGCAATACATCAGTTGCATGACCATGTTATTATATGCGGCTTTGGTAGAAATGGCCAGCAGGCCGCCAGCACACTAATGGCGCATAAAGTACCATTTGTGGTAATCGAAAAAGACAACCACAATATAGAGCAATGGTTAACAGATCATCCATCGCTTACATATATGAATGCAGATGCAACGGAAGATGAAACCCTGGTACGTGCAGGCATTCATAAGGCCAGGGCACTGGTTATAACATTGCCGCAGGATGCAGACAATGTATTCATTGTGTTATCTGCCCGTTCTTTAAACACTTCTATACAGATCATCAGCCGCGCATCGCAGCATGGCACCACCACCAAGCTAAAAAAAGCAGGCGCAGATAATATTGTAATGCCCGATAAAATTGGCGGCACGCATATGGCCACACTTGTATCAAAGCCAGATGTGGTAGAGTTTATAGAGTACCTGAGTGGTGAAGAAGGCGAAAGCATTAACATGGAATCTGTTGATTACAACAGGCTGCCTCCTGAAATACGCGATCAGCCGCTTAATGTAATCATGTCGTGGAAAAAAACCGGCGTAAACTGTATTGGCATTAAAAGCAGCGATGGAAAATTTCTCATCAATCCTCCCGAAGACACCATTGTGTCTGCCGGCATGAAAGTAATCGTGTTGGGCACCCGCGTACAGATCGATGCCATGAAACATAATGTGGAAGGAATATAAATGTTGATACCGGCAATAGCACACTCTTCAACACTTGTTGTGTCACTCACTTGTACGTTCTGTTCGTTGTGCAGCTTCAGTCTGCGGGTACAATTGTACAAACAGTCAGCAGCCTGGCTATAAAGCAATCAGCCCGGTTTTTTCAACCAGGCTGACGATGTAATAAGCATTGTAAATTTTAGCTTTTAAGACTGTTGATATCAATTACAAAACGATATTTCACATCGTTCTTCGCCATGCGCTCATATGCTTCATTGATCTCCTGCATATTGATCATTTCAACATCGGCCACAATGTTATGTTCGGCACAGTAGTCAAGCATTTCCTGTGTTTCTTTTATACCACCAATCATAGATCCTGTAATGCTTCTGCGATTATTCAACAATTTGAAAGCGCCAACCTTTGATGGCTCAGGTGGTAAGCCTACCACCATCAGGCGGCCGTTTAAGTCCAGCAAGTCTAAATAAGCTTCATACTCATGGTTAGCAGAAACTGTATCGAGAATTACATCAAAATAGCTGGCATATTTTTTCATTTCAGCACGGTCTGTGGTAAGAATAAAATGATGCACACCCAGCTTTTTTGCATCTGCCTCTTTAGATTTGGATGTACTCAGCAAGCTGACTTCTGCACCAAAAGAAACGGCAAACTTTACACCCATATGGCCGAGACCGCCAAGACCCACAATGGCTACCTTCATACCGGGTTTTACACTGGCAAAACGCAGCGGTGAATAAGTAGTAATTCCTGCACACAACAAGGGCGCCACAGCTTTAAGATCCAGCTTTTCAGAAACATGCAGTACATATTTTTCATCTACTACTATCTGCGTAGAGTAACCACCTTGTGCAATTGTTTTGCCGTCACGTTCCATAGCATTGTAAGTACCCGTCATGCCTTCCACGCAATATTGCTCAAGGTCCTGCTTGCAGTTTTTACATACACGGCAACTATCTACCATAACACCCACACCTGCTATTTCGCCTACTTTAAAATTTCTTACTTCGCTGCCGGTCTTTACTATTTTACCAACTATTTCATGACCGGGTACCATTGGGTAAATGGAGCCACCCCATTCATCCCTGACCTGGTGCAGGTCTGAGTGACAAACGCCACAATATAAAATCTCCACCTGCACATCATGAGGGCCCACTGCTCTTCTTTCAAAATTAAATGGCGCCAGTGGTGAGGTTGCACTTTGTGCGGCATATGCATTTACAGGAATCATATATGATAAAATTTTTAGGAGCAACAAAAGTAAGGATGCAAGGTTCAAAAGCCGCCAACAAAATTCTTTTGCCGGTTATATACGGCAAAGATTTTACAGCGCTGGTTTGGTATAATTTCGCAGTCGCCTATGCTTTCTTCAACAATAGAGTTATATAAAAATGCCTATACAGGCTTATCACGCAAAACATGGTACCTGTCTGTTGTAATGCTTATTAACCGCAGTGGTACAATGGTGGTACCTTTTCTTACCATTTATGCAACACAGGAGCTCAGGCTGACTATTATACAGGCAGGTTTTGTTATGGGGTTATTTGGTATAGGTGCTGTAGCAGGTGCATTTATCGGTGGCAGAATTACCGACTGGTTCGGCTTCTACCCTATGCAGATATTGTCTTTGTTTTTTGGCGGCATCATGTTTATTGTTACCGGTTATATGCACACGTATGAATCTCTTTGTATCAGCACATTCATACTAAGTATATGCAATGAGTCATTCAGACCTGCCAATGCAACGGCTATTGCATTTTACAGCAAAGAAGAAAACAGGACGAGGTCTTACTCACTCAACCGGCTGGCAGTTAATCTGGGGTGGGCAGTTGGCGGCGCACTTGGCGGTTTTCTTGCATCTGTAAGTTTCGAGCTGCTCTTTTGGGTAGATGGTTGTACAAACATTTGTGCAGCATTACTGCTGCTCAAACTGTTGCCTTACGTTAAAAGCGGCAACAGGCATGCATCAGCAAAAGAAACAACAGTTACCAAAGCTGCCTGGAAGGATGCGGTGTATGTATTGTTCCTGCTGCTTACAGTATTATTTGCTACATGCTTCTTCCACCTCTTTACCATTCTGCCTGTTTTTTATAAAGAGTCCTGGCAACTGACTGAGCAGTTTATAGGCATTCTGATGGCGATAAATGGTATCATTATCGTATTTATAGAAATGGCGTTGATCTATAAACTTGAAGGAACAAGGAGCAATACCAGTTTTATACAGCGGGGTGTGTTTATGGTTGGTGTAGGTTATGCTCTTATTAATATACTTCCGGACGCCGCATGGTCTTCTGTGTTATCTATGGTCATCATTACACTTGGAGAGATATTTTCCATGCCTTTTATGAATTCGTTCTGGATCAGCAGGACTTCTGCCACTAACCGGGGTCAATATGCAGCTATGTACACCATTGCCTGGAGCATTGCGCAGATAACAGCCCCGACATTAGGTAGCCAGGTTGCTGCAAACATCAACTATACAACGTTATGGTGGTTGATTGCAGCACTATGCCTGCTGGTTAGTATCGGCTTTATGCTGCTTGGCAAAAAGATAAGCCGTCAGTCGGCTGTATTATCGCAATAAATCAGCATGCTATTCACAAGCAGTTGTTGTCTTGCTCAGTTGCACTGCCTAACTTTATACCGTAATAAATTTATATATGTCATTGCTCAGAAGAAATAATGCATCTCTGAAAACCAATAATGATACAGGATTCAGCAGCAATACCGGCAACTATGGCGGCAGGTTTGTAAATAAGGATGGCAGTTTCAATGTACAAAAAGAAGGCGTAGCATTCTGGGATCGCTTTAGTATGTTTCATACTATGATCAATTTACCGGGATGGCAGTTTCTGGCTATTATTATTGCCGTTTTTATCCTGATCAATCTTCTGTATACAGGTGTATTTATGCTGGTGGGTGTTCCTGAATTTACCGGCATTATAGCAGAAAGCGAGTGGCACGTGTTCAGGGAAATGTTTTTTTTCAGCACCGAAACCTTCAGCACGGTTGGTTATGGAAGGGTAAACCCTGTTGGTGGCCTTGCCAATTTTTTTGCGGCAGCAGATGCACTAACAGGTTCGCTGTTTTTTGCGCTGGTAACCGGTCTTATGTATGGCCGTTTTTCAAAACCACGTGCATTTCTTGAGTTCAGCAAAAAAGCGCTGATTGGCCCCTACAGGAATATTGCAGGACTTATGTTCCGCTTTGTAAGCTTTAAGGAACGACACACGCTTGCAGATGTGGAAGTAAAAGTGAGCCTGAGCATACTGGAAGATGTAAACGGCAAACAGGAATATAAATTCTATAACCTGCCGCTCGAAAGAACGAGGGTAGACAGCCTGCCAATGAACTTTACAGTTGTGCACCCTATAGACGATGAAAGCCCGCTGAGAGGTATGAGCCTGGAAGATATGCGCAATGCCGATTTTGAAATATATGTATTGGTAAAGGCGTATGACGACAGTTTCTCTAGTAATGTATTACAACGCACTTCGTATACCTACAACGAAATAATTTTTGACGCGAAGTTTGTCCAGATGTACCGGCAAAGCGAAGACGGTAATACTACAATCATAGAGCTTAACAAACTGAATGAGTATAAAGAAACACCCGTTTATCAAACTACTGCACAAACACCTGTAATATAACTTAAACATGATTTGGCAGACAATATAAAAATATTACCTTCGGTTTTAAATTAGTTGCATAGCTAACTATTTTGCAGGTTTTGTATTGTTCGTATCTTAAACCGGCATCCCACAGCTGCTTAAAGATATACAGTACAAGAGTGCGACGCAACAGGAGCTTCATAGCATTGTTTTGCCCGGCTCAATAATTACCAAACAAGAATTTATGAAACGTACTATTAAGAAAGTAGCAGTTTTAGGCAGTGGCGTAATGGGTAGCAGAATAGCCTGTCATTTTGCGGGCATAGGGGTTCAGGTTTTATTACTCGATATTGTACCAAAGGACACACCTGCAGATGCAAAACCGGCAGCAAAAAACAAGATCGTTAACGATGCACTAATGGCTGCTGTAAAAAGCAACCCCTCTCCTGTTTATCATAAAGACGTTGTAAAACGTATTACCACGGGCAATTTTGATGACAACCTGAAAGACACAGCAGGTTGTGACTGGATTATCGAGGTGGTGATAGAACGCCTCGATATTAAGCAACAGCTTTATGAAAAAGTTGAGAAGTTTCGCAAGCCCGGCACATTGATTACATCCAACACATCTGGCATACCGATTAATATGTTATCGGAAGGCCGCAGTGAAGATTTCAGGAAAAACTTTTGCGGAACGCATTTCTTTAATCCGCCGCGCTACCTGCGGCTGCTGGAGATAATACCTACAAAAGACACAAGCCCTGAAGTGGTGGATTTCTTAATGCATTATGGGGACCTCTACCTGGGCAAAACCACTGTACTGGCAAAAGATACGCCTGCGTTTATTGCCAACCGCATTGGTGTGTTTGGCATTATGGCCATCTTCAATGGCATGCAAAAGCTTGGATTGGGCATAGACGAAGTAGAAGCACTTACCGGCCCGGTTATAGGCAGGCCAAAATCTGCAACTTTCAGAACGGCCGACGTAGTGGGTATAGATACGCTTGTAAAGGTAGCAAAAGGCGTTGCCGAAAATTGCCCGCAGGATGAAGCAAAAGAACTGTTTGCTATCCCCGGCTGGCTGGACAAAATGATAAGCAACAACTGGCTGGGTGATAAAACGGGGCAAGGCTTTTTCAAAAAAACGAAAGGAGCAGACGGTGCGAAAGAGATACTTACCCTTAACCTGCAAACCATGGAGTATGCGCCCCGCGTAAAGCCAAAATTTGCAACGCTCGAAGCAGCAAAACCTATCGAGGATCTAAAAACAAGATTGAAAGCACTGGTTGCCGGCCAGGATAAAGCAGGTGAGTTTTACCGCCAGTTTCACTATGCGCTGTTTTCATATATCTCTTACCGTGTACCCGAAATAAGCGACGAAATCTATCGGGTAGACGATGCCATGATGGCTGGTTTTGGCTGGGAAATCGGCGCATTCGAAAGCTGGGATACGCTTGGTGTTGAAAAGACGGTAACGGCAATGAAGGCAGCAGGCTACACTGTTGCCCCATGGGTAGATGAAATGGTGGCGGCAGGTAACAAAACCTTTTATAAAGTTGAAGCGGGTAAAAAACTTTATTATGATGTTGCCTCAAAAACCTATAAACCAACACCGGGTGGCGATGCATTTATTATACTAAATAATTTTAAAGACAAAATTGTATGGAAAAACAGCAACGCTGTGCTGTTTGATATTGGTGATGACGTGGTTGCTTTGCAGTGGAATACCAAAATGAACAGCATTGGCAGTGAAGTGCTTGAATCGTTAAATAAGAGTATTGCCATAGCAGAAGAAAAATTCAAAGGGCTTGTTATTGCAAACGATGGCCCCAACTTTAGCGCAGGCGC encodes the following:
- a CDS encoding FKBP-type peptidyl-prolyl cis-trans isomerase, with amino-acid sequence MSLFDKLTQAREEKFEATKKEGADFLEKNAKEEGVVALPSGLQYKVLHMGTGAKPQASQNVTCHYEGSLINGTIFDSSVKRGQPATFPLNRVISGWTEGLQLMPTGSKFRFFIPPHLGYGDRQAGAYIQPYSTLIFDVELLSIS
- a CDS encoding potassium channel family protein, which codes for MNPRFSLSVWFLVIAAITITGTTGFMLIEHYSLLDAVYMTVITVTTIGYKEVYPLSDAGKIFNIILIISSFGTFTYAIARLTQFLISGEMAMYFKNKKLMQAIHQLHDHVIICGFGRNGQQAASTLMAHKVPFVVIEKDNHNIEQWLTDHPSLTYMNADATEDETLVRAGIHKARALVITLPQDADNVFIVLSARSLNTSIQIISRASQHGTTTKLKKAGADNIVMPDKIGGTHMATLVSKPDVVEFIEYLSGEEGESINMESVDYNRLPPEIRDQPLNVIMSWKKTGVNCIGIKSSDGKFLINPPEDTIVSAGMKVIVLGTRVQIDAMKHNVEGI
- a CDS encoding NAD(P)-dependent alcohol dehydrogenase, which codes for MIPVNAYAAQSATSPLAPFNFERRAVGPHDVQVEILYCGVCHSDLHQVRDEWGGSIYPMVPGHEIVGKIVKTGSEVRNFKVGEIAGVGVMVDSCRVCKNCKQDLEQYCVEGMTGTYNAMERDGKTIAQGGYSTQIVVDEKYVLHVSEKLDLKAVAPLLCAGITTYSPLRFASVKPGMKVAIVGLGGLGHMGVKFAVSFGAEVSLLSTSKSKEADAKKLGVHHFILTTDRAEMKKYASYFDVILDTVSANHEYEAYLDLLDLNGRLMVVGLPPEPSKVGAFKLLNNRRSITGSMIGGIKETQEMLDYCAEHNIVADVEMINMQEINEAYERMAKNDVKYRFVIDINSLKS
- a CDS encoding MFS transporter, which gives rise to MLSSTIELYKNAYTGLSRKTWYLSVVMLINRSGTMVVPFLTIYATQELRLTIIQAGFVMGLFGIGAVAGAFIGGRITDWFGFYPMQILSLFFGGIMFIVTGYMHTYESLCISTFILSICNESFRPANATAIAFYSKEENRTRSYSLNRLAVNLGWAVGGALGGFLASVSFELLFWVDGCTNICAALLLLKLLPYVKSGNRHASAKETTVTKAAWKDAVYVLFLLLTVLFATCFFHLFTILPVFYKESWQLTEQFIGILMAINGIIIVFIEMALIYKLEGTRSNTSFIQRGVFMVGVGYALINILPDAAWSSVLSMVIITLGEIFSMPFMNSFWISRTSATNRGQYAAMYTIAWSIAQITAPTLGSQVAANINYTTLWWLIAALCLLVSIGFMLLGKKISRQSAVLSQ
- a CDS encoding ion channel translates to MSLLRRNNASLKTNNDTGFSSNTGNYGGRFVNKDGSFNVQKEGVAFWDRFSMFHTMINLPGWQFLAIIIAVFILINLLYTGVFMLVGVPEFTGIIAESEWHVFREMFFFSTETFSTVGYGRVNPVGGLANFFAAADALTGSLFFALVTGLMYGRFSKPRAFLEFSKKALIGPYRNIAGLMFRFVSFKERHTLADVEVKVSLSILEDVNGKQEYKFYNLPLERTRVDSLPMNFTVVHPIDDESPLRGMSLEDMRNADFEIYVLVKAYDDSFSSNVLQRTSYTYNEIIFDAKFVQMYRQSEDGNTTIIELNKLNEYKETPVYQTTAQTPVI
- a CDS encoding 3-hydroxyacyl-CoA dehydrogenase/enoyl-CoA hydratase family protein gives rise to the protein MKRTIKKVAVLGSGVMGSRIACHFAGIGVQVLLLDIVPKDTPADAKPAAKNKIVNDALMAAVKSNPSPVYHKDVVKRITTGNFDDNLKDTAGCDWIIEVVIERLDIKQQLYEKVEKFRKPGTLITSNTSGIPINMLSEGRSEDFRKNFCGTHFFNPPRYLRLLEIIPTKDTSPEVVDFLMHYGDLYLGKTTVLAKDTPAFIANRIGVFGIMAIFNGMQKLGLGIDEVEALTGPVIGRPKSATFRTADVVGIDTLVKVAKGVAENCPQDEAKELFAIPGWLDKMISNNWLGDKTGQGFFKKTKGADGAKEILTLNLQTMEYAPRVKPKFATLEAAKPIEDLKTRLKALVAGQDKAGEFYRQFHYALFSYISYRVPEISDEIYRVDDAMMAGFGWEIGAFESWDTLGVEKTVTAMKAAGYTVAPWVDEMVAAGNKTFYKVEAGKKLYYDVASKTYKPTPGGDAFIILNNFKDKIVWKNSNAVLFDIGDDVVALQWNTKMNSIGSEVLESLNKSIAIAEEKFKGLVIANDGPNFSAGANVGMIFMFAIEQEYDELDMAIRMFQNAMMRVRYSSIPVVIAPHGLTLGGGCEMNLHADKICAAAETYIGLVELGVGLIPGGGGTKEFVLRASDEMHEDEPETITLKSRFFNIATAKVATSGFEAYDLGILRKGRDEVVINQGRRIAEAKRSVIELYDSGYTMPVQRNDIKVLGRSALGALYAGINGMWRGNYATDHDALVARKLAYVMCGGDLSEQTLVTEQYLLDLEREAFLGLCGERKTLERLQSVLKSGKPLRN